The Desmonostoc muscorum LEGE 12446 genome includes a region encoding these proteins:
- a CDS encoding sensor histidine kinase produces MRKQLSYSRTWFYPDEEIKLAVQVIYTRKSLINEDAQSDGITTSQVPLIKITISNSGVIIPQIEQSQTFEPFYRITDNDFWKNGGTGLGLALVKKLVEYLQGTIEVKSIQGWTRFTVLLPLNASSLSN; encoded by the coding sequence TTGAGAAAGCAGCTGAGCTACTCCCGAACTTGGTTTTATCCTGACGAGGAAATTAAATTAGCTGTCCAGGTCATCTACACGAGAAAAAGTTTAATTAATGAAGATGCTCAATCCGATGGGATAACTACTTCTCAAGTGCCCTTAATTAAAATTACGATTAGCAATTCTGGCGTCATAATTCCTCAAATCGAGCAATCTCAAACATTTGAGCCTTTTTACCGAATTACTGACAACGATTTCTGGAAAAATGGCGGGACAGGATTGGGCTTGGCGTTAGTTAAGAAGCTCGTAGAATATCTCCAAGGCACGATAGAAGTTAAGAGTATTCAAGGTTGGACAAGATTCACAGTTTTACTACCGTTAAACGCGTCAAGTTTATCAAATTAG
- a CDS encoding M28 family peptidase, with the protein MKKWMWLMVLVLMTVAVVGSRGSTFFGQPPSSEIVQSMRVETPEPQPESKEVDSTLQVSTQRLLAHIEKLNFQRYTTTERSRTRTYITTELKKFGWKPKLEKFSDGVNIFAERVGTSIAAKAILVGAHYDTVASSPGADDNASGIAVMLEVARLLGSRPTPRTLQLAFFDQEEVGLLGSQAFVSKTARLQNLGGAIVMDMVGYACYTAGCQKYPAGLPISPPSDKGDFLVVVGDTEHLPLLNAFQNSQNISPTALGKQESNLPAVLTLPIPLKGLLTPDTLRSDHAPFWYQGVGAVLVTDTANLRTPHYHQPSDVPATIERSFFTGAAQIVVNTTTALLQKNEVLQTQPAS; encoded by the coding sequence ATGAAAAAATGGATGTGGCTAATGGTGTTAGTGCTGATGACAGTTGCGGTGGTGGGTAGCAGAGGTAGCACGTTTTTTGGACAGCCTCCCTCATCAGAAATTGTTCAGAGTATGAGAGTGGAAACACCCGAACCACAGCCAGAGTCTAAGGAAGTTGACAGTACCCTACAAGTTTCTACCCAGAGGCTGTTAGCCCATATCGAAAAGTTGAATTTTCAGCGCTACACAACAACAGAGCGATCGCGTACTCGCACTTATATCACAACTGAACTGAAAAAATTCGGCTGGAAACCTAAATTAGAAAAGTTCTCCGACGGTGTGAATATTTTTGCCGAACGTGTAGGAACGAGCATTGCCGCTAAAGCAATTCTCGTAGGAGCGCATTACGATACTGTCGCCTCTTCTCCAGGTGCCGATGATAATGCCAGCGGTATCGCCGTAATGTTGGAAGTTGCGCGGTTGCTTGGTTCCCGCCCCACACCACGGACGTTACAGCTAGCTTTTTTTGACCAGGAAGAAGTAGGACTTTTAGGTAGTCAGGCTTTTGTGAGCAAGACAGCACGCTTGCAAAATTTGGGCGGGGCGATCGTCATGGATATGGTAGGTTATGCATGTTACACTGCTGGGTGTCAAAAATATCCTGCGGGATTGCCGATTAGCCCACCTAGCGACAAGGGCGATTTTTTGGTGGTAGTGGGTGATACAGAACATTTACCTTTACTGAATGCGTTTCAAAATTCCCAGAACATCTCTCCAACTGCTCTGGGTAAACAGGAATCAAATTTGCCAGCAGTCCTGACACTACCAATTCCCTTGAAAGGTTTACTGACGCCAGATACCTTACGCAGTGACCATGCACCGTTTTGGTATCAGGGAGTAGGTGCTGTACTGGTGACAGATACAGCAAATTTACGTACTCCTCATTACCATCAACCTAGCGATGTTCCAGCGACTATCGAGCGTTCTTTTTTTACAGGAGCAGCACAAATTGTGGTCAATACTACCACTGCTTTATTACAAAAGAACGAAGTTTTACAAACTCAACCAGCAAGCTAA
- a CDS encoding alpha/beta hydrolase, with amino-acid sequence MARSWESLKKVGGFLCAIALTQFGTNTCAKAAETVVVRFGLFTESISLADLQKAAKTGEFPGSLQPYTKRLSQEQRQFFLGALNMNLPLNVVTVNGLVNTQIGTSILNDLATALARKDTAGVQALRAGLILGSTAPQGLSILSFIAAYPSKRLEIDVPQAFKVAGSLNTAFWRTQQFMLAIAPQLDLLTPQPGTPQIAFPSDPSQPGTAQVEILKLDLNDQKHNRKIPVDVYWSVAVTSDKPVIVFSHGFGSVRTDLRYLAEHLASHGYVVAALEHPGSNATNVDSALQGKNRVVKPEEFLRRPQDISFVLDELEKLNQTANNPLAGKLATTKAMVVGYSFGGGTALAIAGGELQLERLKQRCKKNLAILSLGEAMQCIAQELPENSYQLQDTRIKGAIALNPTTSLMFGETGLSKVKVPTLILAGSADKTTPALTEQVVGFDKIPSPKWLVGVVGGTHLSVKDPSTTMDQIGKPNTPISGGEVVGEQAADVRKLVKALALSFAAQLTPEAKNYAVFLTSDYANFTSTPAFPFRLITQIPPNAMAVVKKFVEK; translated from the coding sequence ATGGCTAGAAGTTGGGAAAGTCTGAAAAAAGTTGGCGGTTTCTTGTGCGCCATTGCACTGACACAATTTGGTACAAATACTTGTGCAAAAGCAGCTGAAACAGTTGTTGTCCGTTTTGGTCTATTTACAGAATCCATCTCCCTGGCTGATTTGCAAAAGGCTGCAAAAACTGGTGAATTCCCTGGGAGTTTGCAGCCTTACACTAAAAGATTATCCCAAGAACAACGCCAGTTCTTTTTGGGGGCGTTAAACATGAATCTACCGTTAAATGTTGTCACCGTTAATGGATTAGTTAATACGCAAATTGGTACAAGTATTCTCAATGACCTCGCTACGGCTTTAGCTCGAAAGGACACAGCTGGAGTACAAGCACTCAGGGCAGGATTGATATTAGGCTCTACTGCACCGCAGGGTCTTTCTATACTTAGTTTTATCGCCGCATATCCGAGTAAACGCTTAGAAATTGATGTACCGCAAGCTTTTAAGGTTGCAGGGAGTTTAAATACTGCTTTTTGGCGCACCCAACAGTTTATGTTGGCAATTGCACCTCAACTTGACCTCTTGACACCACAGCCCGGAACACCCCAGATTGCTTTTCCTTCTGACCCCTCCCAACCAGGAACGGCTCAAGTAGAAATACTCAAATTAGACTTGAATGACCAAAAGCACAATCGCAAAATTCCAGTTGATGTTTACTGGTCAGTTGCTGTAACTTCTGACAAACCTGTAATTGTCTTTTCTCATGGCTTCGGGTCAGTCCGCACTGACTTGCGTTATCTTGCAGAACATCTAGCATCCCACGGTTATGTAGTAGCAGCTTTAGAACATCCTGGTAGTAATGCGACGAATGTTGATTCAGCACTACAAGGGAAAAACAGAGTTGTCAAGCCTGAGGAGTTTCTGCGTCGCCCTCAAGATATTAGTTTTGTTCTCGACGAATTAGAAAAGCTCAACCAAACAGCTAATAACCCCCTTGCTGGCAAACTTGCAACCACCAAGGCGATGGTTGTTGGCTATTCTTTTGGTGGTGGTACAGCTTTAGCAATTGCTGGTGGCGAGTTACAACTAGAACGTCTCAAACAGCGCTGTAAAAAGAACTTGGCTATCTTGAGTTTGGGAGAAGCTATGCAGTGCATTGCTCAAGAACTGCCAGAAAATAGCTATCAATTGCAGGATACTAGGATCAAAGGAGCGATCGCTCTCAATCCTACAACTTCTCTGATGTTTGGCGAAACTGGGTTAAGCAAGGTGAAAGTTCCTACCCTGATATTGGCAGGTTCGGCAGATAAAACCACCCCAGCTTTAACCGAACAAGTTGTAGGATTTGACAAAATTCCATCGCCCAAATGGTTAGTTGGTGTAGTTGGAGGTACTCATCTGAGTGTCAAAGACCCCAGTACCACTATGGATCAAATCGGAAAACCAAATACCCCTATTAGTGGCGGTGAAGTTGTCGGCGAACAAGCCGCTGATGTTCGTAAGTTAGTTAAAGCTTTAGCTTTGTCATTTGCAGCACAACTGACCCCAGAAGCTAAAAACTACGCTGTATTTCTAACATCAGATTATGCAAACTTTACATCTACTCCGGCATTTCCATTTCGCCTAATTACCCAGATTCCTCCTAATGCTATGGCAGTGGTAAAAAAATTTGTTGAGAAATAA
- a CDS encoding DUF6875 domain-containing protein, which yields MQLYTPLEIEQLQEDEDLPHFIEIVEWTKNFLGRPHPHLGRPGAVCPFVPHSLRTNSIRLAVIHTKDLYPEQIENIVKRYRDIFLEIDVKEQELTISKAFLLIFPDIHIDEAPQLIDSVQQKLKPLFVESGLMIGEFHKRNESSGLHNPNFRPLRSPIPLLAIRFMVEADLPFLQSPADPHLRIRYLEAYLKRFGHKFTDETRFKAAYQALALAKEEVEAENLVTY from the coding sequence ATGCAACTGTATACACCCCTTGAAATTGAACAACTTCAGGAAGACGAAGACCTTCCCCACTTCATTGAAATTGTGGAGTGGACTAAAAATTTTTTGGGAAGACCTCACCCTCATTTAGGAAGACCGGGTGCAGTTTGCCCTTTTGTCCCTCATTCTCTCAGAACAAACAGTATTCGTCTGGCAGTTATTCATACAAAAGACTTGTATCCAGAACAAATAGAAAATATTGTCAAACGCTACCGAGATATCTTCCTGGAGATAGATGTTAAAGAGCAGGAATTAACAATTAGTAAAGCTTTTTTACTTATCTTTCCTGATATCCATATAGACGAAGCTCCTCAATTGATAGACAGTGTTCAACAAAAACTGAAACCTTTGTTTGTTGAATCAGGACTGATGATTGGAGAATTTCATAAACGTAATGAAAGTTCTGGTTTACACAACCCAAACTTCCGTCCACTTCGTAGCCCTATTCCTTTGTTAGCTATCCGGTTTATGGTTGAAGCAGACCTGCCTTTTCTTCAAAGTCCGGCTGACCCACACTTACGTATTAGGTATCTGGAAGCTTATTTAAAGCGTTTTGGCCATAAATTTACAGATGAGACAAGGTTTAAAGCTGCTTATCAAGCATTAGCTTTAGCCAAAGAAGAAGTAGAAGCGGAGAATTTAGTGACTTATTAA
- the phnM gene encoding phosphonate metabolism protein PhnM has protein sequence MNEQVYTNYRLQLPHEEVLGTLVVRDGLIADIQPEVVTHGLNGQGDYLMPGLIELHTDNLERCVSPRPGIRWPLEAAAVYHDRDLASAGVTTVCDAIAIGDIAVGSPRLTNFAPMIDVISRGQKAGRFCVEHRIHLRCELAYDKVYEITAEYADNPLLSMISLMDHTPGQRQFIRLDKFKQYYIGKHGATPQEIDDFIVIRQQQQQIYAQKNRKALVEMTKTKGISLASHDDATVEHVQEAVQDGVVLAEFPTTLEAAKTAHSLGLQVLMGAPNLVLGGSHSGNVSAMELVLQNLVDVISSDYVPQSLLQAIFLVADKTGKPIYEAMRVFTSNPAKAIHLFGDRGSLELGKRADFITIHNDGVVPRLTSTISQGRRVA, from the coding sequence ATGAATGAGCAAGTATACACAAATTATCGCCTCCAACTTCCCCATGAGGAAGTGCTGGGTACGCTTGTAGTGCGAGATGGATTGATTGCTGACATTCAGCCGGAAGTTGTGACTCATGGGTTGAATGGTCAAGGAGATTATCTCATGCCTGGGTTGATTGAACTGCACACCGACAACTTGGAACGCTGTGTGTCTCCCCGCCCAGGAATTCGCTGGCCTTTGGAAGCAGCAGCAGTTTATCACGATCGAGATTTAGCTAGTGCTGGGGTGACAACTGTATGTGATGCGATCGCCATTGGGGATATAGCTGTTGGTTCTCCACGTTTAACTAACTTTGCCCCAATGATTGATGTTATCTCTCGCGGGCAAAAAGCCGGACGCTTCTGTGTGGAACACCGAATTCACCTACGTTGTGAACTCGCATACGACAAGGTTTATGAAATTACCGCAGAATACGCAGACAATCCGCTGTTATCGATGATTTCTCTGATGGATCATACCCCTGGGCAGCGGCAGTTTATCCGTTTAGACAAGTTTAAACAATATTACATCGGTAAACACGGGGCGACACCACAGGAAATTGATGATTTCATCGTCATTCGTCAGCAACAACAACAAATATATGCACAAAAAAACCGTAAAGCTTTGGTGGAAATGACCAAAACCAAAGGTATTTCCCTAGCCAGTCATGATGATGCAACAGTGGAACATGTCCAGGAAGCAGTACAAGATGGGGTAGTCTTAGCCGAGTTTCCTACTACCTTAGAAGCGGCAAAAACAGCCCACAGCTTGGGACTGCAAGTTTTGATGGGTGCGCCTAATTTAGTTTTGGGCGGTTCTCACTCTGGTAATGTTTCGGCGATGGAATTGGTTTTGCAAAATTTAGTGGATGTTATTTCTTCTGACTACGTTCCCCAAAGCCTGCTGCAAGCCATCTTTCTCGTGGCTGACAAAACTGGTAAGCCGATTTATGAAGCTATGCGAGTATTCACCAGTAATCCAGCGAAAGCTATTCATCTATTTGGCGATCGCGGTAGTCTTGAACTGGGTAAACGAGCTGATTTTATCACTATTCATAACGATGGTGTAGTCCCACGCTTGACTTCAACTATCTCTCAAGGTCGTCGAGTTGCCTAA
- the phnL gene encoding phosphonate C-P lyase system protein PhnL, translated as MQSLTVNHHPPANISPNTVLQVEHLRKGFTLHQQGSVRLSVLEGLSLSVNTGECVALSGSSGSGKSTLMRCLYGNYRADSGSIWVKHGGNWVDLCQLLPHELLAVRQQTIGYVSQFLRVIPRVPALEVAAEPLLELGVKTEVAFDKVKELFHRLNLPERLWKLSPTTFSGGEKQRVNIARALCVNYPILLLDEPTSALDTTNRQVVMELLAEHKAAGCALVGIFHDQEVQMQLCNRQLNFDKDKGLANSEF; from the coding sequence ATGCAATCACTAACTGTTAATCATCATCCACCCGCTAACATTTCCCCCAACACCGTGCTGCAAGTTGAACATTTGCGAAAAGGTTTTACTTTGCATCAGCAGGGAAGTGTTCGCTTATCAGTTTTAGAAGGATTATCCCTGAGTGTAAATACTGGGGAATGTGTAGCTTTGTCTGGGTCTTCTGGTTCCGGTAAGTCTACTTTGATGCGCTGTTTATATGGCAACTATCGCGCTGATAGCGGTTCAATTTGGGTAAAGCATGGTGGAAATTGGGTTGATTTGTGTCAACTTCTCCCCCATGAACTTTTAGCAGTCCGTCAACAAACTATAGGATATGTCAGCCAGTTTTTACGAGTGATTCCCAGAGTTCCCGCCCTAGAAGTTGCCGCAGAACCGCTGTTGGAATTAGGGGTGAAAACAGAAGTTGCTTTTGACAAAGTAAAAGAATTATTTCATCGTCTCAACCTGCCAGAACGTTTATGGAAACTGTCTCCCACCACCTTTTCTGGAGGCGAAAAGCAACGGGTGAATATCGCCCGTGCCCTCTGTGTTAACTATCCGATTTTGCTACTGGATGAACCTACATCAGCCCTCGATACTACCAATCGCCAAGTAGTAATGGAACTTCTCGCAGAACACAAAGCAGCCGGCTGTGCTTTAGTTGGAATTTTTCACGATCAAGAAGTGCAAATGCAACTCTGTAACCGCCAATTAAATTTTGACAAGGATAAGGGACTTGCAAATTCCGAATTCTGA
- the phnK gene encoding phosphonate C-P lyase system protein PhnK produces the protein MKPLLQVHQLSKSYGAIKACDRISFDLYPGQVLGIVGESGSGKSSLLGAIANHFPIDQGNVTYTNRSQEDLEITQIPESQRRRLMRTEWGFVQQNPRDGLRMKVSAGANIGERLLDVGVRHYGNIRDEAAHWLRQVEIDPARMDDLPVTFSGGMQQRLQLARVLVTRPRLILMDEPTGGLDVSVQARLLDLLRSLVRNFHLSVIVVTHDIGVVRLLAHRLLVMQQGQVVESGLTDQVLDDPQHPYTQLLVSAALTP, from the coding sequence ATGAAACCTCTTTTACAAGTTCACCAATTGAGTAAATCTTACGGTGCAATTAAGGCGTGCGATCGCATTTCCTTTGACTTATATCCTGGTCAAGTTCTGGGTATCGTCGGCGAATCGGGATCGGGTAAGTCTAGTTTGCTCGGTGCGATCGCCAATCACTTCCCCATTGACCAAGGTAATGTTACTTATACAAATCGTAGCCAAGAAGACTTAGAGATTACCCAAATTCCTGAATCTCAACGCCGCCGATTAATGCGGACTGAGTGGGGCTTTGTCCAGCAAAATCCCCGTGATGGTTTGCGTATGAAAGTTAGTGCAGGGGCGAATATTGGTGAAAGGCTTCTAGATGTTGGGGTGCGACACTACGGCAATATTCGGGATGAAGCTGCTCACTGGTTGCGACAAGTGGAAATTGATCCCGCGCGGATGGATGATTTGCCAGTAACTTTTTCTGGAGGGATGCAGCAAAGATTACAACTAGCTCGTGTATTAGTGACACGCCCCCGGCTGATATTAATGGATGAACCCACTGGAGGACTTGATGTATCAGTGCAAGCGCGGTTATTAGATTTATTGCGATCGCTAGTCCGGAATTTTCACCTCAGCGTCATTGTGGTGACACACGATATAGGCGTTGTCAGGCTGCTAGCCCATCGCTTGCTAGTAATGCAACAAGGCCAAGTAGTGGAGTCAGGTTTAACTGACCAAGTACTCGACGATCCCCAGCATCCTTACACGCAACTATTAGTCAGCGCCGCCTTAACGCCATAA
- a CDS encoding alpha-D-ribose 1-methylphosphonate 5-phosphate C-P-lyase PhnJ — translation MENIPLPQSPVPSPQSPVPNPQSPVPSPQSPIPSPQSPVPSPQSPVPSPQSPVPSPQSPVPNPQSPETNFNFAYLDEQTKRSIRRALLKAVAIPGHQIPFSSREMPMSYGWGTGGIQVTAAVIGQTDVLKVIDQGADDTTNAVNIRRFFKKVCGVQTTEQTQAATLIQTRHRIPETPLREGQILVYQVPIPEPLRWLEPSSVETGKMHALEEYGSMYVKLYEDITKHGHIATSYDYPVMVHDRYLMSPSPIPRFDNPKMQMNPALQLFGAGREKRIYAIPPYTKVKSLDFEDHPFTVERWDKACELCGSTKSYLDEVVIDDQGGRMWICSDTDYCRGREGG, via the coding sequence ATGGAAAACATTCCTCTTCCCCAGTCCCCAGTCCCCAGTCCCCAATCCCCAGTCCCCAATCCCCAATCCCCAGTCCCCAGTCCCCAATCCCCAATCCCCAGTCCCCAGTCCCCAGTCCCCAGTCCCCAATCCCCAGTCCCCAGTCCCCAGTCCCCAGTCCCCAGTCCCCAATCCCCAGTCCCCAATCCCCAATCCCCCGAAACAAACTTCAACTTCGCCTACCTAGATGAGCAAACCAAGCGCTCAATTCGCCGCGCCCTACTCAAAGCCGTTGCTATTCCAGGACATCAAATTCCCTTTTCTTCTAGAGAAATGCCCATGTCTTATGGTTGGGGAACTGGCGGAATTCAGGTAACAGCTGCCGTCATTGGTCAAACCGATGTGCTAAAAGTTATTGACCAAGGAGCAGACGATACAACCAACGCAGTTAATATTCGCCGCTTCTTCAAAAAAGTATGCGGTGTGCAAACAACAGAACAAACTCAAGCAGCAACCCTAATCCAGACACGCCACCGCATACCCGAAACACCATTGCGGGAAGGACAGATTTTGGTTTACCAAGTACCAATTCCTGAACCTTTGCGCTGGCTAGAACCTTCATCTGTTGAAACTGGCAAAATGCACGCCCTTGAAGAGTACGGCTCCATGTACGTCAAGCTTTACGAAGATATCACCAAACACGGACACATTGCCACATCCTACGACTACCCGGTGATGGTGCATGACCGCTATTTGATGAGTCCTAGCCCAATCCCCCGCTTCGATAATCCCAAAATGCAGATGAATCCTGCACTCCAGTTATTTGGCGCTGGAAGAGAAAAGCGGATATATGCAATTCCGCCTTATACCAAAGTCAAAAGCCTCGACTTTGAAGATCATCCCTTCACCGTCGAACGTTGGGATAAAGCTTGTGAACTATGTGGTTCTACGAAAAGTTATTTAGATGAAGTAGTAATTGATGACCAAGGTGGCAGGATGTGGATTTGCTCGGATACAGACTACTGTCGTGGGAGGGAAGGGGGATGA